Proteins encoded together in one Musa acuminata AAA Group cultivar baxijiao chromosome BXJ3-6, Cavendish_Baxijiao_AAA, whole genome shotgun sequence window:
- the LOC135639478 gene encoding probable DNA primase large subunit, with protein sequence MEIVRSQRKPADAAVAPALSLYRSAPVLEVRLEDFELYAIDRLRVLHGISDGLSRGKKPDEMEKLVSELWRAHMRLQDPSEEMNKDIISHFVLRLVYCRTEDLRKWFLSMETSLFRYRFRLESPESQRLLMSEFQLPYKAISHAEFETVKDKLNQVARSTGPSSNAETLFFKVPFEEVPELVAGRRVFMLKGFAYVAMNQVVSLVATQFRSNLSKALVLTNRKWTSTIRDKEKNRLTPIVEALSTGYLGPDYSQPKEFSEISLKDIDQLASSSFPLCMRHLFDKLRENHHLKHGGRMQLGLFLKAVGLKLEDALAFWKSEFSQKVGAERFDKEYSYSIRHNYGKEGKRTDYTPYACHKIISSTPSVGDHHGCPYRHFSEENLRAALGKMGVGGRSLDDILDKVRSRHYQVACTLTFEAVHAASCDSGINHPNQYFEASQKTLQTTRQATS encoded by the exons ATGGAGATCGTACGATCCCAGAGGAAACCGGCTGATGCCGCCGTTGCGCCGGCCCTCTCTCTCTACCGCTCCGCTCCGGTACTCGAGGTTCGGCTGGAAGATTTCGAGCTCTACGCCATAGATCGCCTTCGTG TCCTGCATGGGATTTCGGATGGCTTGTCCCGTGGGAAAAAGCCCGACGAGATGGAGAAATTG GTTAGTGAACTTTGGAGGGCACATATGAGGCTTCAAGATCCATCGGAGGAGATGAACAAAGACATTATATCACACTTTGTGCTTCGTCTCGTGTACTGTAGAAC GGAGGATTTGAGGAAATGGTTTCTTTCCATGGAGACTTCTCTTTTTCGTTACCGTTTCCGGCTTGAAAGCCCTGAATCGCAG AGGTTGCTCATGTCTGAGTTTCAGCTACCCTATAAAGCAATAAGTCATGCAGAATTTGAG ACTGTGAAGGATAAGTTAAATCAAGTTGCACGTTCCACTGGTCCATCCTCAAATG CTGAAACCCTCTTCTTCAAG GTACCTTTTGAAGAAGTTCCAGAACTTGTTGCTGGTCGTAGGGTATTCATGCTTAAAGGTTTTGCTTATGTTGCCATGAATCAG GTCGTGTCACTTGTTGCTACTCAATTCCGGAGCAATCTCTCCAAGGCCCTTGTCCTAACCAACAG AAAATGGACCTCTACCATCAGAGACAAAGAGAAGAACAGGTTGACTCCT ATTGTTGAAGCTCTCAGCACAGGTTACCTAGGGCCTGACTACTCTCAG CCAAAAGAATTTTCTGAGATATCTTTGAAGGACATTGACCAGTTAGCTAGCAGTTCTTTTCCTCTTTGTATGCGCCATTTGTTTGATAAG TTACGAGAAAATCACCATTTAAAACATGGAGGAAGAATGCAACTTGGCCTTTTCCTTAAG GCTGTAGGCTTAAAATTGGAAGATGCTCTTGCATTCTGGAAATCAGAGTTTTCTCAGAAG GTTGGTGCTGAGCGATTTGACAAGGAATATTCATACAGCATACGCCACAACTAtggaaaagaaggaaaaagaaca GATTATACACCTTACGCCTGTCACAAAATTATTTCTTCAACTCCTAGTGTTGGTGATCACCATGGTTGTCCTTACCGGCATTTCAG CGAGGAAAACTTGAGGGCTGCTCTTGGTAAAATGGGGGTTGGTGGACGTTCATTAGATGATATATTGGATAAAGTACGGAGCCGGCATTATCAG
- the LOC135641720 gene encoding PLASMODESMATA CALLOSE-BINDING PROTEIN 3-like, translating into MAGVVVLVAATVVGMIGGARGAPTWCIARNGAGATALQAALDYACGSGLADCAPVQPSGICYLPNTLPSHASYAFNSYYQRSNAAPGACDFSGTATVTVTDPSYGSCTYPSSASTAGGSTSTPNTNTPSNSPVTTFTPPTAPTFSGTGGGIGGLSPPGFGSTEPNIDTSTASPLRPILSVATCLCFIPLLF; encoded by the exons ATGGCGGGGGTGGTGGTATTGgtggcggcgacggtggtggggaTGATAGGAGGGGCGAGGGGAGCGCCGACGTGGTGCATAGCGCGGAACGGGGCGGGGGCGACGGCGCTGCAGGCGGCGCTGGACTACGCGTGTGGGTCCGGGCTAGCGGACTGTGCGCCGGTGCAGCCCAGCGGGATCTGCTACCTCCCCAACACGCTGCCCTCTCACGCCTCCTACGCCTTCAACAGCTACTACCAGCGCTCCAACGCCGCCCCCGGCGCCTGCGACttcagtggcaccgccaccgtcACCGTCACCGACCCCA GTTACGGGTCCTGCACATATCCTTCATCTGCAAG CACAGCAGGAGGCTCAACAAGTACACCAAACACTAATACTCCCTCTAATTCACCAGTCACGACCTTTACCCCACCGACGGCACCCACCTTTAGCGGCACAGGTGGTGGTATTGGTGGGCTGAGTCCTCCGGGTTTTGGTTCAACAGAGCCTAATATCGATACATCTACAGCTTCTCCTCTGCGCCCCATTTTGTCGGTTGCCACCTGCCTTTGCTTCATACCACTGCTCTTCTGA
- the LOC135641719 gene encoding zinc finger CCCH domain-containing protein ZFN-like isoform X2, with amino-acid sequence MWKRNWRGTDSMESGPFPERPGEPDCAYYIRTGLCRFGMTCKFNHPPNRMLAVAATSIRGGYPERVGQPECQYYLKTGTCKFGATCKFHHPREKAGISEQVQLNILGYPLRPNEKECAYYLRTGECKFGSTCKFHHPQPSNAVLALHGSPVYPSAHSPTTPSQQTYPAEMTNWTLSRSSFIPSPQWQASSSYAQLILPQGVVQVPGWTSYSLGSSPESQQTIGTAQFYSAPQQGETSTGAHGKFPSYRPGPVPVGMYAVPRENIFPERHGQPECQFYMKTGDCKFGAVCKFHHPRERLVPVPNCVLSPLGLPLRPGEPLCDFYSRYGICKFGPNCKYDHPIRTYTYGLSASSMAEVPTAWHLSSILPEPSGLTLPLETAANGSSGVSRRISLSESQHATAGDENDDEES; translated from the exons ATGTGGAAAAGGAACTGGAGAGGAACTGACTCAATGGAATCTGGTCCCTTTCCTGAACGGCCAGGGGAGCCAGATTGTGCTTATTACATCAGGACCGGCCTTTGTAGATTCGGGATGACTTGCAAATTTAATCATCCTCCAAACAGGATGCTG GCTGTTGCTGCTACAAGTATCAGAGGAGGGTATCCTGAACGAGTAGGCCAACCTGAATGTCAG TACTACTTGAAAACAGGAACATGCAAATTTGGAGCTACATGCAAGTTCCACCACCCTAGGGAGAAAGCTGGAATTTCTGAACAAGTTCAATTAAATATCTTAGGCTACCCGCTACGACCG AATGAGAAGGAATGTGCATATTATTTAAGAACCGGTGAGTGTAAGTTCGGGAGTACATGTAAATTTCACCATCCACAGCCATCTAATGCGGTACTTGCTCTACATGGATCTCCTGTTTATCCTTCTGCACATTCTCCGACAACCCCCAGTCAGCAAACTTATCCAGCGGAGATGACAAACTGGACCTTATCAAGGTCTTCTTTCATTCCAAGCCCTCAATGGCAAGCTTCTTCGAGTTATGCTCAGTTAATTCTTCCTCAGGGTGTGGTCCAAGTTCCTGGTTGGACTTCTTACTCT CTGGGATCATCACCAGAGAGTCAGCAAACAATAGGGACTGCTCAGTTTTATAGTGCCCCGCAGCAAGGTGAGACAAGTACTGGAGCTCATGGGAAATTTCCATCTTATCGACCAGGTCCTGTTCCTGTGGGCATGTATGCAGTTCCCAGAGAGAACATATTTCCTGAGAGGCATGGTCAACCTGAATGCCAGTTCTACATGAAGACTGGAGACTGTAAGTTTGGTGCAGTCTGCAAGTTTCATCATCCTAGGGAGAGACTAGTTCCAGTTCCAAATTGTGTGCTAAGTCCATTGGGCCTCCCACTACGTCCA GGAGAGCCATTGTGTGATTTTTATTCTCGCTATGGAATCTGCAAATTTGGTCCAAACTGCAAATATGACCATCCCATTAGGACTTACACATATGGCCTTTCGGCATCCTCCATGGCCGAAGTTCCAACTGCTTGGCATCTATCGAGCATTTTGCCGGAGCCTTCTGGTTTGACATTGCCATTGGAAACTGCTGCAAATGGCAGCTCAGGAGTGTCCAGACGAATATCACTGTCAGAATCTCAGCATGCAACTGCTGGTGATGAAAATGATGACGAAGAATCATAG
- the LOC135641719 gene encoding zinc finger CCCH domain-containing protein ZFN-like isoform X3: MSGTCKFGATCKFHHPREKAGISEQVQLNILGYPLRPNEKECAYYLRTGECKFGSTCKFHHPQPSNAVLALHGSPVYPSAHSPTTPSQQTYPAEMTNWTLSRSSFIPSPQWQASSSYAQLILPQGVVQVPGWTSYSGQLGSSPESQQTIGTAQFYSAPQQGETSTGAHGKFPSYRPGPVPVGMYAVPRENIFPERHGQPECQFYMKTGDCKFGAVCKFHHPRERLVPVPNCVLSPLGLPLRPGEPLCDFYSRYGICKFGPNCKYDHPIRTYTYGLSASSMAEVPTAWHLSSILPEPSGLTLPLETAANGSSGVSRRISLSESQHATAGDENDDEES, encoded by the exons ATGTCAG GAACATGCAAATTTGGAGCTACATGCAAGTTCCACCACCCTAGGGAGAAAGCTGGAATTTCTGAACAAGTTCAATTAAATATCTTAGGCTACCCGCTACGACCG AATGAGAAGGAATGTGCATATTATTTAAGAACCGGTGAGTGTAAGTTCGGGAGTACATGTAAATTTCACCATCCACAGCCATCTAATGCGGTACTTGCTCTACATGGATCTCCTGTTTATCCTTCTGCACATTCTCCGACAACCCCCAGTCAGCAAACTTATCCAGCGGAGATGACAAACTGGACCTTATCAAGGTCTTCTTTCATTCCAAGCCCTCAATGGCAAGCTTCTTCGAGTTATGCTCAGTTAATTCTTCCTCAGGGTGTGGTCCAAGTTCCTGGTTGGACTTCTTACTCT GGACAGCTGGGATCATCACCAGAGAGTCAGCAAACAATAGGGACTGCTCAGTTTTATAGTGCCCCGCAGCAAGGTGAGACAAGTACTGGAGCTCATGGGAAATTTCCATCTTATCGACCAGGTCCTGTTCCTGTGGGCATGTATGCAGTTCCCAGAGAGAACATATTTCCTGAGAGGCATGGTCAACCTGAATGCCAGTTCTACATGAAGACTGGAGACTGTAAGTTTGGTGCAGTCTGCAAGTTTCATCATCCTAGGGAGAGACTAGTTCCAGTTCCAAATTGTGTGCTAAGTCCATTGGGCCTCCCACTACGTCCA GGAGAGCCATTGTGTGATTTTTATTCTCGCTATGGAATCTGCAAATTTGGTCCAAACTGCAAATATGACCATCCCATTAGGACTTACACATATGGCCTTTCGGCATCCTCCATGGCCGAAGTTCCAACTGCTTGGCATCTATCGAGCATTTTGCCGGAGCCTTCTGGTTTGACATTGCCATTGGAAACTGCTGCAAATGGCAGCTCAGGAGTGTCCAGACGAATATCACTGTCAGAATCTCAGCATGCAACTGCTGGTGATGAAAATGATGACGAAGAATCATAG
- the LOC135641719 gene encoding zinc finger CCCH domain-containing protein ZFN-like isoform X1, whose protein sequence is MWKRNWRGTDSMESGPFPERPGEPDCAYYIRTGLCRFGMTCKFNHPPNRMLAVAATSIRGGYPERVGQPECQYYLKTGTCKFGATCKFHHPREKAGISEQVQLNILGYPLRPNEKECAYYLRTGECKFGSTCKFHHPQPSNAVLALHGSPVYPSAHSPTTPSQQTYPAEMTNWTLSRSSFIPSPQWQASSSYAQLILPQGVVQVPGWTSYSGQLGSSPESQQTIGTAQFYSAPQQGETSTGAHGKFPSYRPGPVPVGMYAVPRENIFPERHGQPECQFYMKTGDCKFGAVCKFHHPRERLVPVPNCVLSPLGLPLRPGEPLCDFYSRYGICKFGPNCKYDHPIRTYTYGLSASSMAEVPTAWHLSSILPEPSGLTLPLETAANGSSGVSRRISLSESQHATAGDENDDEES, encoded by the exons ATGTGGAAAAGGAACTGGAGAGGAACTGACTCAATGGAATCTGGTCCCTTTCCTGAACGGCCAGGGGAGCCAGATTGTGCTTATTACATCAGGACCGGCCTTTGTAGATTCGGGATGACTTGCAAATTTAATCATCCTCCAAACAGGATGCTG GCTGTTGCTGCTACAAGTATCAGAGGAGGGTATCCTGAACGAGTAGGCCAACCTGAATGTCAG TACTACTTGAAAACAGGAACATGCAAATTTGGAGCTACATGCAAGTTCCACCACCCTAGGGAGAAAGCTGGAATTTCTGAACAAGTTCAATTAAATATCTTAGGCTACCCGCTACGACCG AATGAGAAGGAATGTGCATATTATTTAAGAACCGGTGAGTGTAAGTTCGGGAGTACATGTAAATTTCACCATCCACAGCCATCTAATGCGGTACTTGCTCTACATGGATCTCCTGTTTATCCTTCTGCACATTCTCCGACAACCCCCAGTCAGCAAACTTATCCAGCGGAGATGACAAACTGGACCTTATCAAGGTCTTCTTTCATTCCAAGCCCTCAATGGCAAGCTTCTTCGAGTTATGCTCAGTTAATTCTTCCTCAGGGTGTGGTCCAAGTTCCTGGTTGGACTTCTTACTCT GGACAGCTGGGATCATCACCAGAGAGTCAGCAAACAATAGGGACTGCTCAGTTTTATAGTGCCCCGCAGCAAGGTGAGACAAGTACTGGAGCTCATGGGAAATTTCCATCTTATCGACCAGGTCCTGTTCCTGTGGGCATGTATGCAGTTCCCAGAGAGAACATATTTCCTGAGAGGCATGGTCAACCTGAATGCCAGTTCTACATGAAGACTGGAGACTGTAAGTTTGGTGCAGTCTGCAAGTTTCATCATCCTAGGGAGAGACTAGTTCCAGTTCCAAATTGTGTGCTAAGTCCATTGGGCCTCCCACTACGTCCA GGAGAGCCATTGTGTGATTTTTATTCTCGCTATGGAATCTGCAAATTTGGTCCAAACTGCAAATATGACCATCCCATTAGGACTTACACATATGGCCTTTCGGCATCCTCCATGGCCGAAGTTCCAACTGCTTGGCATCTATCGAGCATTTTGCCGGAGCCTTCTGGTTTGACATTGCCATTGGAAACTGCTGCAAATGGCAGCTCAGGAGTGTCCAGACGAATATCACTGTCAGAATCTCAGCATGCAACTGCTGGTGATGAAAATGATGACGAAGAATCATAG